The Ipomoea triloba cultivar NCNSP0323 chromosome 4, ASM357664v1 DNA segment aatacacagaatattaacataaatatagacACCGGCCGAACCGAAAAACGTAATTTCCAAAAACACGGACAGTTAGTTTACAATacttaaaacgacgtcgtttatgtacgtggtgcacattgctatgtgcaccatggtgcacggtataatttgccaatatgTACAAGGTCTTGTTTTCAAGTTTACAGGTCCGGCTTATTTAgctatactagtttttcttatgcgcaagaaatatgtgcccaatattaatattttatactaaaattttaaatttatttagattttagatatttaaattattgtgaataataataataatgtaaaatatttttataaattttatatttatattttagaaaataactaacatataactccaatatataatacgtatatattattattatagaagaaaataagaaaatatatagtggatgcatgtgcatggtaacaatagtagaaaagatagcggaagttataacggtaggggtatgtttgtctaatatattgtaatgtacaacttttatagcataatatataaaagaacttaacggaaaaaatgaacataaatgaatggtataaccttcattcacacttattatgtttttagatatatatatttaatttaataatatatatatatatatatatatatatatatatatatatatatatatatatatatatatatatatatatatggtagggttccagtgagaccacttgcttaagtaagatcgtgagatcacatcttgtgcatctaTGTAAgactttttaatggtctagattgattgacacacacacttcgttcgcacacatttaatcaccgttcgcacacacttcaacttggaatcttaatcaatctagaccattaaaaaattttgagatcaaatattgtacatcaatcactgttcgcacacatttaatcaccatttgcacacatttaatcaccatcCGCACatacttaatcaccattcgcacacattttattaccattcgcacacacttcaacttaacatcttaaatcaatctagaccattaaattattaaatggatgcacaagatctgatctcacgatatatatatgagttttcGTGAAGTTGGCCTTCTCAGGTACAGTTGTGCGGTTGCTTAGGTGCGTATCTTTGTGTGTAATTTCTATGTTTAAGGCGCGTCAATGTTGAAAGTGAACTTAAAGTTGAAGGTGTGtaatttccttcttaaggtgctttgtttgagtgcttaaagtgcgtgatttatGTACTTAAGATGTgccattttaatgtttaaagtgCGTAATCACACAACTGCACCGGAACTCTTCCCTGTATCTGAAcctttccctatatatatatatattaaaactaatatatttttatactaaaaatataaccccaattatatatgtgatcgcattaccaaactctaactcttgaaattttcaattctattttgtttttcacTTCTGATCTTCTTGCTAATTGTGAATTTGTGACATATCCTACTTTTATCCCTAATTTCAACCGCGCCCTTCTTTGATGCATTACCACATTTGACCAAGAAATGAGGATTTGACACgctgaatttttctttttgtttgttccCTTTGTTGCATCCAAACCAATGTCCaacaaaatgtgttaaaaagaaGTTTCGAACTCTTTGATTAACGAGAAAACACATTGTTGTTATTCAAAGATGTTTTTTAGAAGACTCTAGCGAACAAAGAATTACAAGAATGACCACTATAACTCTAGCTAACAAATAACCATAAGGACATGATTCTAGCCGGCAAAGAATCACAAGAAAGTCAACTATGACTTAATCAGCAAATAACCATAAAGATATGACTCTAACTGATAGTAAATTCAACCTAAACAATTCAACTCCCATAGGATGGCAAGCCAAGGTAGATCCCCTTGCCTCCTTCCTTCATGGGGACTTCATCCCTCCTATTAAAAATACGAAGGAACTCCATAAATGTCTTGTACCCTAAGTTTGTCTAACTTACACTTTTTATTTTAGCATTTATTggtactttaaatatttatattttagtgttaatttgatcatttcaatctctttgtttttgtttttttcaactTCATTAGATAGGACATTCCCAAGTCCCAAGTAAGTGACAAGTTCAAATTGTTTGCAGTGAATCAAACAAGAAGCTTCGAATGGTTTAAAGCAAATCAAACATGAAATATGTATATCCAATCCCCAATCACATAAACCAAACTAAAGTTTCAAATGGTTATAGTATTTGTTTTCAAGATTGGTTAGTAAAACGTTCAGTTGTTATGATATGGACCCGAATCCACCTTGTAATGGGGACGCAggtctatgtttacaattttgaaattttatgttcacaattttaaaattctatgttcacaattacagaactctatattcataatttcataactttatattctacatataacacaatttttgaatctatataacaaaaattgtgaatatagagttcaaaattgtgaatattgaataatgtaattttatatattgaaatctaaaattgtgaatatagagttctaaacttgtgaacataaagttctatAATTGTGAACATGGTCCATAGCATCATTTGCCTAAAAGGTTACTTCACCTCTAAAAAGTAAACCAAAAGCATAATAAGGTGGAATACCAAAATCTTCTTTACAAACACAACCTTTTTGCTCATTTCACCTCTACAAAGTAAACCAAAAAGGTGGTGGAAATGTGGAATACCATAATCTTCTTTGCAAGCACAACCTTTGTGCTCCTCATTTGTGAGGCAAAATATAATtcaatgtaaattatttcaaaattgcGAGAAGCAGTGACACCATTCCACATGCTGCAATGCTtaaatgaaaaatgagaaaCATCTAAAGATATTTTCATATGAAACCAGTATTACAACTGTCTAACTTTCTCACACTAAGGAGCAGTTTATAGATGGAGTACTAGACAGACACATATTGAACATAAAAGTTGGTTCAAAATTTAACATCTCAGGCCTTAAAACAACTACCACActtaaagagagagagagggaaaaaaaagtAGAAGAAGATATATCCTGAATTTCTGATGCACTAATTGTGGGAAAAATTCTATCCTCATAAGTCAATACATGATTTGGTGGGCATCTCCTACAAAACTGACTCAAGAATAGACTCTGTTTCTTCCATGCTTTTCTAGGTCATTCCTAAACAGACTCTCCGGCAGGTCACGCGGATTTCACCTTGGCTGATGTTGAAGCCAAGTGTGAGAGGGTTCTGTGTCCAACAAACATCAAAAACATTCCCAAGATTCCAAGAGCTTTCAATGTGGTGAACAAATTCAACTGCaaaaaacaagtcaaaattaaatttgagtaGCATGAAAGTTTCAGTCGACTGAGCAAGCCATGGAAGATTATGAGGTGAAAAACCTCTTATTCAGGATCGCTccaattatgaaataatttgtAATGGAAAAATACCATACTGATCAGccaattatgaaataatttgtAATGGAAAAATACCATACTGATCAGccaattatgaaataatttgtAATGGAAAAATACCATACTGATCAGAAAATAATGAATTGAAAACATTAAGTAATTAAAGTCCAAAGGGTAGACCTTCAGCCAGAAGAGAAGATAGAGTAAGAGGACAGCTGCGAGGCCAATGTGGAAAAGACTAGCAAATGTAGCAGGCACTGGGGCATGTGGGAAGTTCTTCAGGTTCACCCGCAACCGTAAAAGCTGTCAAGACAAAATAAACAAGATAATAAAGTGTTCTTGAATCGAAATCATGGTCCAGGCTTTTCTGTGATGAACAAAGTTACAACTATTGCAAAGAAAAACATATCCACTAATGATAGGTGAATTGAGCTCTAAACCAGCCCACGATCACCCAGACACCAATCAAACATTCATTTTGACATGAAGTAAAAATCATGCAGGCATAAAGAGTATATACAAAAGAAGACTAACCCCAATCAAAAATCCAAAGAAGGGCAAGAGAACAAGCGCCAGAAATGCAAGGGAAAGCTCTCTAGGAGGCTGTTTCTCTGGAGCCCTGAATATGTGAGCTATTTCTGCCTTGGGACCATATCTTGAGGAAGGGTCAATGGGCTGTGGAGGAGGACGGGCTGCCTTCTCAGGAGGATCTGGCAGATCTAATTCAACATAGCCCAGGGATTTCAAGAAAGAGTTTTCCTGAAGAAGATAAAATACCCAGCTCAGTTTTTTGCCCAAAATACAGCCTTTGCCACAGCCCAAGGTTCCAATAGTTGTTTCTTTTTCATGAGCAGTGGTATCTGGAATTACCGCAGAGCCGGGGTTGGGGAGGGGAAGATGcccattttaacttttaatcaaAGCATGCTTACCATAACAGAATCACCAATTGTGAGTTGAATGTCATATTTGCCTGACAGATAGAAGAGCTTCTCAACGAGTCCAAGAAAATCCTAACAACACAGAATTCCATTCAAGAACCCAAGGTTAGAGATGGAGAATGGATGAAAGGCTGCATGAATGAATAAATAACATGACTGAGCACAACTTTCTATTCCCCAAAAATGATGACAGAATATCACTACTTCCATGAAAGAGCATTACAGATTATTAAGCATCTGTTGGATAGGATTGAGCAAAATagccagaaaaaaaaaatgtaatgtcTACAAACTGTAATATGACAACTGTGCAGAACTGCGGATACctttaaaggtaaagaaatTGATCCAAgtttaacaaataaatgatTTAAAGAACTTAACTAGTATTAGCTCAAACTGCTTTCCAGAGTTTCCCACCACAAAGATATGTTCCACTTTGCTCTCATGTCTCAACTTGAGGAATACCTGCATAAAGTAACATACATTTAAGTATTTAGATTACTAATACAACCtaaggaaaaataaacaaataaaccagGCTGCCAACCTGGTGTGGTTTGAAAGCATGCCCAAGAGGAGTGGTCAACTGAAAATCTAGCCGCAGCTTCTGAAGGTGGTTTGCTTGTAGAGAGACAGATTTCTCCCCAGCAAAATTCAGCCTGAATCATATGTTAATGAATACGGTCACATGAGCACCAAGTCAAGAGAAGTAGCATGAATGCACAACCATGAACCAAATATCCCATGACCACTGACATGCTTATTGTAGAACATGTATATAGAATATGAACTGTGTATGTATTGAACTGATGAAAAGGAAGTGTCAAGACAGGTATTTATACATGCTAGTAGAAGGGTTATCCAAGCTCTCACCActcatttcaaattcaaattgagTAGTTGAGAGCTATTCTCTCGACCTCCCTCAATATCTTCCAACACTAATCCTCACTAATTTTGCATCATATTTCACACACGAAAGCAAATCAgtatttaattaacttttatgGAAGCATTAAGGCAAAAGGTAATTGACTGAACTTCCTTGCAAGAGGAAATATTACCAACTTTCTTTCTAAACCTATACATGGATACATGCACCAATGAACTCTGAGCTAATACTAATGGATTTAACAGAAAGAGTACGGTACGACTCCATGCATGACAAGaacaaattcataatataactTGGCATATCAAACAGTGAGTTCAGTTTGTTAAGTCTTGGTGTGCAAGTTGGCAaactagaaaaaataaattacggAGTACAAAAAACCTAGATGCTACAACTATATTTAAGAAAAGCTGAAAATGATGATATCCCAATTCCCAAATGTAAATGGTTTAAAACAAGTAGGATTTCATCATAGACACTCTTGCTACTACTGGACCAGtgaaaattttaatgtcaaCAAACAGAACATTCTTTAGTAATGCTGCATGCAAATGCTGAGAGAAACAAAATGTGGAATAGGAAAGAGGAAGAAATATatcaaaatacttttttttagttTCCACATTTCCAAGATCACTGTCAAGAATAGTAATTTCTGCATGGTCAACTGTGACAACTCCTGTAACGTATATGGGGAATTTGCTTCTTCCACCTGTAGCATAGATTTTTTTATGTTCTGGATCATGAAGAACAATCTGCACAACAAGGCcgagagaaaagggagaaaaccATGGATATCATTCTAAAGAATGGGGAAAGATAAAAATGAGAAGGAAGCAAATCTCAAAAGGAAACAAGGAAGGGGATCATACCTCAAAACTAAAAATGTAACTTCCAACATCAATGCTTTCTGGCAGAGCACCCAAATGTACTTTATTTTCAGGATCAAACTTCAGGTCCTGAAGCATTTGGGAAGAAAGTTATAAAGAGTATAAGGAATGAAAAGATGCCACAAATATAACTAAAATGTAAACGAAAGAGCCATATATGTGGTCATGGATATAAAACACAATAGGCTCTTAGCACCTGATCAACTATTGATGCATCCTTTGAACCTGAGACAAAAACCTGCTTGAGTCTTACTGACAGAGGAGGTGCTGTAGATCCCAAAACAGTGTTAACATGCACCTAATAAGCCCAATTAAACAAGTCGATTAATTCAAAAGCAAGCAACTTGCTCAACAGATCCTCAGTACAGATAGCTAGGCTGCAAGAACAAATCTAGTCAAATTCACATGTGAAGCAAATCTCCATCAGTTCATTCTTTCAGAAAGTCATAATACTCTTGAAATCCATGCCACTCAAAAATCACTAGGCAAACCAAAGAGGAAAGAGTgcaaaaataacaacaacaacaataatacttAAGCAAAAGAAAGAAGCATTTCTTTGAGATATTTGAAAGTTTTTATGTATACAGCACCGAAAGGAAAGGATACGAATGTAAACTAAATGGCACACCTTTAGTTGGTCTTTTCTAGTCAATGACAGCACCGTAGTTGGCAGTGACAAAATCAAAGGAATATAAACCCTATACCCAAAACAAAAGTCTCATATGTTAACAAAATGAAAAGATAGGTAATCAGATCAGCTAGAAGAGCCtcaaaaatggggaaaaaaattCTCAATCACATACCTATTGTCTTCCAAGCAGGCCAATGCATCAATTTGGTAATACAAGTCCTTTTCATTTCCAGGGATACCAATACCAAGGAAAAACTTTGCTAAGCCTAAAATCTTTTCCCCTGGAAGCTGCAAAcccaaaagtaaaataaaaagtagCATCAATATGATAGACAGACAAGAAATCaatacacaaacacatgcaCTCACACACAGCGAACAAGACCATTTTCACTGAGACATACATTTAAATTTTCACCCGTTATTGTTGCTAAAGCTGTGATACCACGGACTATTGATGATGAAGCTGAAAGAGGACCCTGATGCCCATGTGCATCAACAAGTTTCTCATCAAAATAATAGGCTCCATCATCTGCAATATGAAAACAATGCCAAATTTTGTAAGAATGTTGTTCTTGTacttaattgtgtttttatgcTGCAAATAACCAATATCAAGAAgctaaaacaaattttaaaagtataaaactgATTTCTCACTTTAGATCATTAGACACATtgcattctttaaaaaaaaaacaaaaaaaacaaaaacaaaagaagagcaGAGCAAAGCAAACCAAGCAACtaatagaattattattattataaaattccAACACAATTACATAGAAACATCTAAACCATTAACAAATGAATAGACTCTAAACCTTCTAAATCATTGTCAAAGGACATGGAATTACAAATGCAAATATATTCTGAAGATATCTGTTACTCCATAGGTAATATCTTGATAACAACAAAAGCCATAAAAATGCATACCATATCTCTCAATGCCATCAAAAAGCTTTGATACATCATTTTTCAACATATCAATCTGCCATGAGAGCATATCAGTGCAGATTAGAAAGAATAATATCCACCAAACACAGCAATTCATGAAGAGCCGGGGTTGTGGGGTGTTATTCAACTTACCAGAGAATACTCAATCTTGGAAGATGCTAATGAAACAACACCAGCAAGCGTCTCAAGCGCTATTCctgctaaaaaaaaattaattgggtaaataataaatagatcACAACAAAATCAATTAGCAACTAAGAATTCATGGAGGAAATACATCAACTTTAGTAACAGAATgcaacattttttatatataatgatgGCTAACAAACAGTAGAATAGCAGTAAAAACTATATTACCTGCAGCATAATAGCTAGACTCAGGATTATTGGAATTATAACGCCACCTTCCATCACTTTGGCTGAGAGCCTACAAATAACAAACAATGTCATTGAGGCGTCACAAACACAGAATATCCGTTGAATGGGAAGTTATATCAAATAAGCAGTAGATATTgaatataaccttgattgaatGGAAAACTCCTTTAGCATCTTTGAGATGAACATCAATTTCAGAACTCAGATCCTACAAggtaaaaaaatgattaaaagcaGTCGGAGTCCAAACTCAgttccagtttttttttttttttggcttggGAGTATCATTTAGGTAAATCCAGCATATCAATTATCTATTACCTTGATAAGCACCAAACCTCCTATTGAATAGTAGAAGTCAAGAAGTGATTTGGCGCTATTTACACCTTCTTTGAGTCTTGAGGCAGTGCGCTTTATATAGTGAAAAATAAAAGATGATTAAAGAAACTATAGAATATCatgcattgaaaaaataatgaaaagaaGCTGAATTTCAGTACATCATGTCAATTCATCAAGCATGAAACTTACTGCAATAACCCCATCATTCAGCTCACACtttaatattccattaactcTCAATGCTTGAAACAAATCCTTTAAGTGCGAAGAAGGAGTCGATAGAATGTCAACAACTGACTTACAGGTGGAAGCCTTTATGTCAGCCTTTTTATCAATCCCGAGGACATCAAACGTTCTCAAAGCCTCATAGGTTTCTTCTAGGCTGAAGACAAATAAAATGCATAAATCAACTTTAAAGAGCTTAGCATCCAAACTAAGTAGTCTGATAACTCCGCTCACCCATTCACACAGAATAGTAAGCATTTAATTTAACTAACCTCCCATAAGATCCGTCGGAGGGAGTAAAGAGCTCTAATGCAGCGGATCGATGAGAGTCGGAGATCGGCCTGAAGATCGCAGCTCCGCAGATCGACACGATTGTTAATGCTATTACAATGACAAATCCTAATTTTATCGCCATTCCTGTAAGCAAAAACATAGTTAAAAGACAGGTTGGAAGAGAAACAAGtgcaaattcaaatttcaatttaatAAATGGATTGAGATGGAAGCACAATTGCAAAGGAGATCGTCGAAGAGCTTCGTACTTTTGGGAGAGAAGACTACCAAGTCCAGCCAGAGTGACAAGACCCCGACTGAATCGGAAATTTGGATTCCACCTGCGCCCTTCTCTGACGTATTACCACATCTAACCAAGCAATGAGGATTTGACACGCTggaattttctttttgttcctTTCCAAACCAATGTCCAAGAAAATGTGTTAACAACAAGTTTCAAACTCTTCGATTAATGTgaatgatcttgtggtctagcgcgaattatattgtggaccatgatcatagctgatattgcagttgtgttgaacggatactgcagttgtgttgaaaggaaactgcagttgcacggaacagaggtcattcatccgttcaacacaattgcagtatcttttcaacacaactgcagtatcctttcaatataactacagtatccgttcaacacaactgcagtttcaaatggatgacacggcctctgttctgcgcaacggatgacacggcctctgttctgcgcaactgcaaAGTTCCCTTTAATACAAGTGTagtatcagtttaacacaactctctgttctgcgcaactgcagttccctataatacaactgtagtatcagttcaacacaactgcagtatcaaccatgacccatggtccacaatgcattgtgaaccatggaaGGCAGATactataaataatgaaatattacattgtaacagagttagtagatgacccatggtccacaatgcattgtgaaccatggaaGGCAGATactataaataatgaaatattacattgtaacagagttagtagtactaaaaaattgTTCTAGAAATTTCACTGTGATTCTAGTCAGTAAATAATCATATGGGTCATATTAAAGacaatggccctgtttggtaaataattggtctatcagtcaattttgacctatttaaccattattagttgtttgacttggttaaaaaatcaatataagtgtttagttaataagttttttataactccaaaatactaaatttcaaaaggctactcaaagcagctttTTCAATTAGTCttttgaagaaagaaattataccaaacagctatcagctaccAGCTAAtttaccatttaccaaacactcagctaatattatcaatttacaAACACAACCTTTTTGCTCACTTCACCTCTACAGAATAAACCAAAAAGGTGGTGGAAATATGGAATACCATAATCTTCTTTACAAGCACAACCTTTTTTGCATTGCTCCCTCATTTATGAGGCAAAATATAATTCCaagtaaaataatttcaaaattgGGAGAAGCAGTGACACCATTCCACATGCTGCAATGCTTAAATGTAAAATGGGAAACATCTGAAGATATATTCATATGAATCCGATATTACAACACATAAATCCACCAAGAAAGCAATTAAGAGGAGCCTCGGATGTTCTTTTACAAGGCATAAAATAGTTGGAGTCAATTCTCAACCGTCGTACATTCTACGCGTAATGAAAAGCTTAAGCAACAACATTTGATGATCCACACCCTCTATTGCAAAGTCAAACCAAAGAGCATTACAACTAGGTAAAACCTCGATAGAGTTGGAACAATCAATACTTCGGAGGTGGCTTCTGAGTGGGCAGCAAACCAAAACGCTTCTTAAGGAGAACTCTCTGCCTTGAGTATTTGTCATCAGGAGAGAACCGAGCTGCACAAATTCATAGAAGTTCAAATACATAAGTTATATAAGTGATGCTTGCCTTGCTATGCTTATGTGCCATTAACAGACCAAAAGAACAAATGTTTGTACCCTCAAAGTTTTCACTTTCCAACACTGCACACAGATGAACATATAAGAGTGTGCAGGGCGTTGGAACTCAAAATTGAGTTATTTCAACTATATTTCACCTCCTTCCAAAAACAATATGTTTTTCCAATATCCTATTCTGcctatttttaaaatgtgaGGGGGTGCCAAACGACAAATGTAGagtagaaattttaaaaaaagattgCATAGCACATAAAGGATATCAAAAAATTTTAGAGTGGGAATTGTACACCATTCCATGAATCATGAATGCACCTCTGCTTTTACCAACGCCACAGAAAATCCTATACAACCTAACAATCTTCCAATGACTATGTCGGGCCATCTCATAGATAATACTTTATTAATAAATGGAAAATACATCTCCATTATCTCAATAGTTCATTGGTGCATTAGAATCTCTAAGTTGCCACCAATACAAGCCATTAAACTGGAATTTTAGTTTTAAGATCTCCTTGGAAACTAGAAACACTAGCACATAATGGGAAAGTATTGGGGGTGGACCAGTGGTAGGGTTTGAAGAAATACCTGGATGAGCAGATTGTGTAGCCAATCCTACTGGTGATTCTTTCTGaaagttccaaaaaaaaaaaaaaagcaataatgTCAGGCAACCTGAACACATGGTTGGAAATAGGCATCCGAGGTGTTCAAGAAGTGAAAGTCATTACAGACAAATAAAATTGCTAACAAAAGGAAAGAACAAAGGCATCAGTATTAAAGAGGTTTCAGCCAGCCCGCACAAGAAGACAGATGTGCttacatttttatattcaaGTTACATGTAGCTTTAATTTTTGTAACTTTCATTTGCAATATGGTAAAGCCATAAGGGTTTTGGCATTAACTCAATTGCCAAccaaaaaattttgatttaattcagacaaaaaaaaaaatccttttacAGTTCATTGGTGAAAATAGCACTTTGGTGATATACAAAAAATCAGAACTTATCAACTATCACAATCAGCTATGTTTTCAGAAGTGAAAATATCTCATCTTGAGTGCAAACTGCAAACAAATCCAATTAGAGCTTCAAGGAACCTAGAGGAGAGAACTACAAGTCCATGGAACAGAGAAAGAAactactcatatatatatgtattacaaAACTTTGACTTTCTGCTCAAAAGCCAGAAACATTATAATCCTGGTTCAAAATGAACAATCACACCATTGATTAGGACCCTAAGTCACACATCTAAAGGCCCTGGGATTGGTAATTCCATCCCCCACATGggaaaataattattcataGTACTAAATACCGGTATTATTAGTGTGTACCACAgttcttttacatttttaaaaaaaatggacaaGGAGAGAATGATAACAATCCCTTCATGTTAAATCCAATGAAGTGTACAAAGAATGCTTCGCGTCCCCTAATTCTTCAAAGTTTTACATAACTTTTGTGTAAGTTCAAGCCCACAAAGAATAAAAGCCGGAAGGATAGGgctagccaagttggtcaggtcaatttggtaaccacaatgttacaagttcaaaATGAGTAATAGTTGTGGGTTTCCCTTGCAACTCAAAAAACTCAAAGGACAGGTTTACAACAGAATATCTAAGAAATTCAAAAAAGTTCACATATTTAAGATCAGAAGGACAGTTTTACAACACAATATCTAAGAAATTCAAGAAAGGTCACATATTTAAGACAATAAAAGGATGCAATTAacaggaaaacaaaaaaaaaaacatacgaAAAAGGCAATTGCACAATGAACAGGAAGAAAATACTAATCATCTTACCTTGGTCGTATAAACTTTGTCGCCCTTTTCGTTTATGTAAAAATGGAGATACATGTTTGCTAGTTGTCTGGCAAGAGCAAGAGctgaaaaataattagaaagaaaaaaaaaatgtaaactttATGAATACAAACCTGACTTCAACACAcgcaaaataactaaataagcaCTATACAGACGAATAGAAACGGAGAAACAGCAAAACCCAGATGGGAATTAACAAAAAACTTTGATCTTTTTTACTTGGTTTTGCTGTTTCTCTCTTCCATACACCGAAACCAGGACAAAAACCCTAGAGCTA contains these protein-coding regions:
- the LOC116016890 gene encoding dolichyl-diphosphooligosaccharide--protein glycosyltransferase subunit 2-like isoform X2, whose amino-acid sequence is MAIKLGFVIVIALTIVSICGAAIFRPISDSHRSAALELFTPSDGSYGSLEETYEALRTFDVLGIDKKADIKASTCKSVVDILSTPSSHLKDLFQALRVNGILKCELNDGVIARTASRLKEGVNSAKSLLDFYYSIGGLVLIKDLSSEIDVHLKDAKGVFHSIKALSQSDGRWRYNSNNPESSYYAAGIALETLAGVVSLASSKIEYSLIDMLKNDVSKLFDGIERYDDGAYYFDEKLVDAHGHQGPLSASSSIVRGITALATITGENLNLPGEKILGLAKFFLGIGIPGNEKDLYYQIDALACLEDNRVYIPLILSLPTTVLSLTRKDQLKVHVNTVLGSTAPPLSVRLKQVFVSGSKDASIVDQDLKFDPENKVHLGALPESIDVGSYIFSFEIVLHDPEHKKIYATGGRSKFPIYVTGVVTVDHAEITILDSDLGNVETKKKLNFAGEKSVSLQANHLQKLRLDFQLTTPLGHAFKPHQVFLKLRHESKVEHIFVVGNSGKQFELILDFLGLVEKLFYLSGKYDIQLTIGDSVMENSFLKSLGYVELDLPDPPEKAARPPPQPIDPSSRYGPKAEIAHIFRAPEKQPPRELSLAFLALVLLPFFGFLIGLLRLRVNLKNFPHAPVPATFASLFHIGLAAVLLLYLLFWLKLNLFTTLKALGILGMFLMFVGHRTLSHLASTSAKVKSA
- the LOC116016890 gene encoding dolichyl-diphosphooligosaccharide--protein glycosyltransferase subunit 2-like isoform X1, producing the protein MAIKLGFVIVIALTIVSICGAAIFRPISDSHRSAALELFTPSDGSYGSLEETYEALRTFDVLGIDKKADIKASTCKSVVDILSTPSSHLKDLFQALRVNGILKCELNDGVIARTASRLKEGVNSAKSLLDFYYSIGGLVLIKDLSSEIDVHLKDAKGVFHSIKALSQSDGRWRYNSNNPESSYYAAAGIALETLAGVVSLASSKIEYSLIDMLKNDVSKLFDGIERYDDGAYYFDEKLVDAHGHQGPLSASSSIVRGITALATITGENLNLPGEKILGLAKFFLGIGIPGNEKDLYYQIDALACLEDNRVYIPLILSLPTTVLSLTRKDQLKVHVNTVLGSTAPPLSVRLKQVFVSGSKDASIVDQDLKFDPENKVHLGALPESIDVGSYIFSFEIVLHDPEHKKIYATGGRSKFPIYVTGVVTVDHAEITILDSDLGNVETKKKLNFAGEKSVSLQANHLQKLRLDFQLTTPLGHAFKPHQVFLKLRHESKVEHIFVVGNSGKQFELILDFLGLVEKLFYLSGKYDIQLTIGDSVMENSFLKSLGYVELDLPDPPEKAARPPPQPIDPSSRYGPKAEIAHIFRAPEKQPPRELSLAFLALVLLPFFGFLIGLLRLRVNLKNFPHAPVPATFASLFHIGLAAVLLLYLLFWLKLNLFTTLKALGILGMFLMFVGHRTLSHLASTSAKVKSA